From Tiliqua scincoides isolate rTilSci1 chromosome 2, rTilSci1.hap2, whole genome shotgun sequence, the proteins below share one genomic window:
- the UBTD2 gene encoding ubiquitin domain-containing protein 2, with amino-acid sequence MGGCVGSHHDSSGSLNENSDGTGVALGRNQPLKKEKPKWKSDYPMTDGQLRSKRDEFWDTAPAFEGRKEIWDALKAAAHAFENNDHELAQAIIDGANIMLPHGALTECYDELGNRYQLPVYCLAPPINMIEEKGDLETLDIPDPPPNSGHECQLRLRLSTGKDLKLVVRSMDTVYHMKRRLHTVEGVDPSSQRWFFSGRPLADKMKLEELKIPRDYVVQVIVSQPLTNPTPVEN; translated from the exons TTGCACTAGGTCGTAATCAGCCCCTGAAAAAGGAGAAACCAAAATGGAAAAGTGATTATCCAATGACAGACGGACAGCTGCGCAGCAAGAGAGATGAATTTTGGGACACAGCACCTGCTTTTGAAGGCCGCAAGGAAATCTGGGATGCCCTGAAGGCTGCCGCACATGCATTTGAGAACAATGACCATGAACTGGCACAAGCAATCATTGATGGTGCAAACATAATGTTACCCCATG GTGCTCTTACTGAGTGCTATGATGAACTGGGAAACAGATACCAGCTTCCTGTCTACTGCCTGGCCCCACCTATCAACATGATAGAAGAGAAGGGTGACCTAGAGACTCTGGATATTCCTGATCCACCACCCAACTCCGGTCATGAGTGCCAGCTTCGTTTACGCCTCTCAACAGGCAAAGACCTCAAACTTGTGGTCCGCAGTATGGACACTGTATATCACATGAAGAGAAGACTGCATACAGTGGAGGGTGTAGATCCCAGCAGTCAGCGGTGGTTCTTTTCAGGCAGGCCACTGGCTGACAAAATGAAACTGGAGGAACTGAAAATACCGAGGGACTATGTGGTGCAAGTGATTGTGAGCCAGCCCTTAACAAACCCCACACCAGTGGAGAATTGA